AATGATTAAGGTTTTATTTTCTGTCGTTTTCAAAGATTTCCGTTTTTGCCCTCGTTTCCGGAAATGAAGCCAAAAACGCATTTCAGAAAGGTCACGCCGTTCCGCGGAACGGTTAGTCTACTTTAAAACTGGAAAGCCACTTTCAGAAACAGGCATAATTTGAAAGCAGTATTGCTAGGATTGGTTGCTTAGCCTTTGTTGGTGTTTTCAGTTACAAGCAAAAGAAAGCCATTCCGTTTGTTGGTGATAATACCAACAAAGGCGGTGTGATTGCAAAGCCTACTTGCGTTTATGCCGATTCCCCGTTTTTGGCTTCATTTCTGAAAATGAGGCCGAAAACGGAAACCAACTTACACCAAATCAAATTAAGCTACAATCCTTTATAGCTGTAAAAAATGCTAATTAAAGTTAGGTTATGATATTGAATTGTTAAGCAATGGTTGGCTTGGTTGCGAGCATCGTAAAAAAAATATTCGTAAAAAATTTTAAAAATAATTTGGAGATTAAAAACTGGGGCCTACATTTGCAGTATCAAGTCAATTATTCCGGTAGTTGATTTATAAAGAAGAGCGGAGAGACAGGCTCAATGAAGCTCTAGCAACCTACTAAGAGGTAAGGTGCTAAGTCCTGATCCCAGATGACATATTGCGCTGGGGAATATAAATTGATACGAAGATGGAAAACACCCACACTCCCACTTCTGACAAGTACAAGTCGCTGCCACGCGTAGCGCAACATGGTTACACCCTTTCTTTCTGCGCCACGCTGGAGACACGAATGCCCATGACGGGTATTTGTTGCTGTTGTCGCTAATCCCCAATTCCTGCATTTTCTAGGGTTTTCCGCGTTTCCGCGACCGGTTGCGGCTATGCGTACCTTTCCCTAGTGTCTCGGTATTATCACATTTTTTAAAAGTAACCTTGTATTCTTATGTCAACTTCACATCGTTTTGAGACGTTACAGCTGCACGCTGGCCAAGAAATAGATCCTACTACCCGCTCACGCGCTGTTCCCATTTACCAGACTACGTCTTACGTGTTTGAGAACGCCGCCCACGGGGCCAATTTGTTCGCACTCAAGCAGTTCGGGAACATCTATACCCGCATCATGAACCCCACCACCGATGTGTTTGAGAAACGCATTGCGGCCTTAGAAGGCGGCGTGGCGGCTTTGGCCGTGGGTTCTGGGCAGGCGGCGCAGTTCATCGCGCTCAACAACATTCTGCAGGCCGGAGACAATTTTGTGACCACCAGCAACCTGTACGGCGGAACGTACAATCAATTCAAAGTGGCTTTCAAGCGCCTGGGCGTGGAAGTACGCTTCGCGAAAGATGATTCGCCGGAGGCTTATCAGGCGCTGGTAGATGAAAATACCAAAGCCATTTATTTAGAGACCATTGGCAATCCACGTTTCAACATTCCTGATTTTGAGGCCATTGCGGAAGTTGCCCAGAAAAATGACTTACCTCTTATAGTAGACAACACTTTTGGCGCGGGCGGCTATCTTTTCCGGCCGCTGGAGCACGGTGCCAATGTGGTGGTGGCTTCGGCTACCAAATGGATTGGCGGGCACGGCACCAGCGTAGGCGGCGTGATCATTGACGGCGGAAACTTCAATTGGGGCAACGGCAAATTCCCGCAGTTCAGTGAGCCCTCTGAAGGCTACCACGGCCTGGTGTTCTGGGATGTATTCGGTTCTGAAGGTCCGTTCGGTAACATTGCGTTCGCCATCAGAGCCAGGGTAGAAGGCTTGCGCGATTTCGGCCCGGCTATCAGCCCGTTCAATTCCTTCCAGTTGATTCAAGGCTTGGAAACCTTGTCGTTACGGGTAGACCGCACCGTGCAAAACGCGCAGGCCCTGGCCGAATGGCTGGATAAGCACCCGTTGGTGGACAGCGTAAATTATCCGGGTCTACCGTCCAGCAAATACCATGACCTGGCCAAAAAATACCTGAAACGTGGGTTTGGCGGTGTGTTAAGCTTCAATCTGAAAGGCGGAAAAGAAGAAGCCGAGGTTTTTGTGAACAGCCT
This region of Rufibacter sp. LB8 genomic DNA includes:
- a CDS encoding O-acetylhomoserine aminocarboxypropyltransferase/cysteine synthase family protein produces the protein MSTSHRFETLQLHAGQEIDPTTRSRAVPIYQTTSYVFENAAHGANLFALKQFGNIYTRIMNPTTDVFEKRIAALEGGVAALAVGSGQAAQFIALNNILQAGDNFVTTSNLYGGTYNQFKVAFKRLGVEVRFAKDDSPEAYQALVDENTKAIYLETIGNPRFNIPDFEAIAEVAQKNDLPLIVDNTFGAGGYLFRPLEHGANVVVASATKWIGGHGTSVGGVIIDGGNFNWGNGKFPQFSEPSEGYHGLVFWDVFGSEGPFGNIAFAIRARVEGLRDFGPAISPFNSFQLIQGLETLSLRVDRTVQNAQALAEWLDKHPLVDSVNYPGLPSSKYHDLAKKYLKRGFGGVLSFNLKGGKEEAEVFVNSLELVSHLANVGDAKTLIIHPASTTHQQLNEEEQKSAGVTPTLLRVSLGIEHLEDVKADFEQAFAKVKVRDLKLEASLN